In Brachyhypopomus gauderio isolate BG-103 chromosome 18, BGAUD_0.2, whole genome shotgun sequence, the sequence GTACCATTTATTCCAATATGTCCTCCTGAAAAGCAAGAATGACAAATTATCTGTCATCTGAACTAGTCTCAAGGTTGCCACATCCCATCGTTTTAACAATAAGTCAGATTATGACATCTGTACATCTCGTCAATGTTCCTGGCAGAAGCAAATTATCATCATCGCCATGGAAAGATAAACAGTTTAGTAACCTCTGAGAAAAGgcggtggtttaatataaaacCTGAAATCACAGAATGTGAAACTTCAGTTGTTAGTGTGGATGTATCACTACTGGCTGTGAGTCCTGATCTGCAGACTGGGACTGATAGCTGGGTTGGTGCATTGTGCATATCAGTTTGAGAAGATCACAtgcaaatcaaataaaaaaaacccccaTAGAACCAATGTTGATAATTCACCATTAGATCTACTGTATTACACCAAAAGGTCTGCTCTAGGCATTATATACACAAATTTCAGGCCTAATAAATACCAATAAATGCACAAAGAGAAAACCCTTTTTACAAATTATGTAAACTTATTTCttgcagtgtgtgttcagtagaaATAATGGCCATAATAAGGAGATAATGTAAACAGGAGAGTATTTCAGCAGACCAGTGTGGGTCATATTAGTCCTCTTTGCTGATATAGTTTCAGAGACaccacagacccccccccccccccccccactatgCCTTTGTCATGCATAAATCAAAATGGCAGAGGGGTAGAAAGGTAGAGGGTGGGTTGGGATGTTTAACaaaaggaagaggaggaggagatgccgCATGTTAAAAGAGACACACAGCACTGAACAGAGCGGGAGCACACAACAGAAGACAAACATTTCTCGGTCTGACTGATCTACTCTTAGGAATCCATGTATAAAAGTAACTACTCACAAGTCCACATGGGACTCGCAGCCATGAAGAATCATAGGTCAAAGGAGAAGAGCTGTGGTTACtacatgaaaatattttttttcttttcctcacTAATCCAGTCACTCATCATTGCCAGTCTGGTGCTATTTCTCGTTTATGGACAGCCACAGCAGACAGTGGAGGAGAGAAAAGTTCATGAGTTGGAGCAAAGTTACAGCAAACTCTCCCTGGAGAACATCGCTCTTCGAGCAAAAGAGAAGAACCTCACTCAGAAATTAAATGTCACCCTCACTACAAAGATAATCGATGACACACACCTGTTTAGACTGCGCGGACTAGCAAATACTTCAGCCCTCAACATAGATAACTTGCTAAACAAATGGGTAAGAACTATTTTTGCTAGTCATTAGTTCATCTTTGTATTCATTGTGTAGATTTTGGTTTTATTGTGCCCTCTGTCCAAAATAAAGAGTAAAGGGACAAACAACACATTCGTGCCCTGCGATAGGAACCATCAATTAGTAATTCATTGTAATTAGTTACAATTAagaaatgcacattttctgtgTTTTGGCCTTCATGAATAATGTCTGAGTGATATTGGTGTTTGCATATATTTGACATTGTGCAGAAGCAATGTGAGGACAGCCGAGCTCCTGTTTCACATTCTCTATGTCCTCCTTCCAACCCAGGAGGTGAGACACGTACTTATCTGGCATGCTAACATGTAGTTAAGACATAAATTGCAATGCAGTTACAAAGTAACCATTACAAAAATTAATGGTTGATTCCATTTAAGAAAAGGTATAGCCTGTGCTTGTTTTGTAATTTGTCTAATACAGGATTTTATTTGGACCATCAACTTAAAGAAACTCAGGAACTGTTGAAACTAGTGCGGGCAAACTTCTCTGAGAAAATGCAGATCATGTCACTAGAGCTCGAGAATGCTCACAAAGCAAGAAACAACTACCTCCTGGATGCCATTGAGCTGCGGCGAGACAAAAGCTATCTTCAGGAACGAATCGACACATATGAGACAAAGTGTAAGGAAGAGTTTGTTCAGTCTTTACAAGGAATCCCTAATGTCACCAGGGAATTTCTCAAAAGAGTTGACGATTTGTTCTCGAAGCATGCTTCTTTCCAGCTCACATGTGAAAAGCAAAGTACCCAGCTCGAAGATATTCGTACAAATTGTAGCAGTCTCTCAACAGACGTGGAGAACAAACTTCAACAATATCTGAACAAGGTTGGGGATCAGGTCACCACTATTCTGGGTGAAAATGCCAAATACAAGGTTGAGAACAAACGTTTAAAAGAGGACATTACTTGGTGTACCCGTAACCGCAGTGCTTTAATTGAAGTGAACAGAAAAGACCTCAAGTTGGTCCAGCAAAAGTTTGATGAAACAACAGAGAAACTCCTGTTGGATCTCAGGAGAATAACTGGAGAGAAGAACCTGAAGGACCAGCTACTGAATTTGAAGGAAGATGAAATTAAGAGGCTTGATACTAAACTCAGGGATCTTAATGCTTCTTTGACCTCTTGTAAGGTAGGAGATAATGttatttattgatttctttacatcataaatacatataaatgctGCACGCTATCACACATTTGTCTGAAGAGGATTCCAGGTGAGCAACTGCAGTGTATTGCAGTAAGAAATGTAGAGATATTCACAAAATTAGCACACAAGGTATCCGGAGAAAGCTCATATTTTGGCTAATattcagctgtgcaagcaaagtgcttctgaatttgaAGGAGTTAACTTCCAGTGACATATGTATTTGCATTACTAGTTGTTGCTATGGTAGCGATGAAATATGGAAATTGAGGTAAACTCTTGGAACAATAGAATCCCATAAAatgatcatcatcatcttcttcatcttcttcttctttcggatattcccgtttaggggtcgctaCAGCGGATCAAattcctccatctggccctgtcctgagtgtcctccactgacataAAATGATAAAATGATCATAAAATGATCATCTATTTGTCAAATATAAACTGGTTCATTCTCCTACAAATTCATAAGTAGCTTGCTTGCACAGGTGATGAAGGCCCTCTGTTCGACACGTCCACTTTCTAAACCTTGACTAtttacttcactacagttcTGACCAACTGATAAAGAAACATGACAATGTTCTTTTTACGTTGTTGCTCTTTTTAGGCATTTCCAAAAAGCCAATTTCCTGGATCCACTTCTTTGTTGTTCGGATCAGGCCCGGGTTCCTCAGGGCTGGGCACTAGCAGAATAGCAGGAGGTTCAGTCGGGTCGAGTGGAATAGGACTGGGTGGTGGGATAGGCCTGCAGAAACCTGACTTGGGCAGATCAGCGGTATCAGCTTATGGAAGTGTAGGAGGGGCAGGTGTTGGTTCCACTGGTTCTGGTGCATCAACCATGTTTGGAGGAGGAAAGGTGACCAGTGGAAGTGACCCTCTGCTGGCAGGTAAGTCAAATTTGATATGATCTTATAGTAGATGGCAACGCACATCTGATAAGATTTCACCAATgtcttttttatttgtttgtttatttgtctcTCAGCACAAATGAATCAGCTCGTGAAAGAGCTTCTTCGGTATGCTCAAACAAAATGAAGGTCTCACCAGACTCCAGACCAAACTGCAGGTTTCACCAGACAC encodes:
- the plvapa gene encoding plasmalemma vesicle associated protein a isoform X1, which encodes MYKSNYSQVHMGLAAMKNHRSKEKSCGYYMKIFFFFSSLIQSLIIASLVLFLVYGQPQQTVEERKVHELEQSYSKLSLENIALRAKEKNLTQKLNVTLTTKIIDDTHLFRLRGLANTSALNIDNLLNKWKQCEDSRAPVSHSLCPPSNPGGFYLDHQLKETQELLKLVRANFSEKMQIMSLELENAHKARNNYLLDAIELRRDKSYLQERIDTYETKCKEEFVQSLQGIPNVTREFLKRVDDLFSKHASFQLTCEKQSTQLEDIRTNCSSLSTDVENKLQQYLNKVGDQVTTILGENAKYKVENKRLKEDITWCTRNRSALIEVNRKDLKLVQQKFDETTEKLLLDLRRITGEKNLKDQLLNLKEDEIKRLDTKLRDLNASLTSCKAFPKSQFPGSTSLLFGSGPGSSGLGTSRIAGGSVGSSGIGLGGGIGLQKPDLGRSAVSAYGSVGGAGVGSTGSGASTMFGGGKVTSGSDPLLAAQMNQLVKELLRYAQTK
- the plvapa gene encoding plasmalemma vesicle associated protein a isoform X2, with the protein product MYKSNYSQVHMGLAAMKNHRSKEKSCGYYMKIFFFFSSLIQSLIIASLVLFLVYGQPQQTVEERKVHELEQSYSKLSLENIALRAKEKNLTQKLNVTLTTKIIDDTHLFRLRGLANTSALNIDNLLNKWQCEDSRAPVSHSLCPPSNPGGFYLDHQLKETQELLKLVRANFSEKMQIMSLELENAHKARNNYLLDAIELRRDKSYLQERIDTYETKCKEEFVQSLQGIPNVTREFLKRVDDLFSKHASFQLTCEKQSTQLEDIRTNCSSLSTDVENKLQQYLNKVGDQVTTILGENAKYKVENKRLKEDITWCTRNRSALIEVNRKDLKLVQQKFDETTEKLLLDLRRITGEKNLKDQLLNLKEDEIKRLDTKLRDLNASLTSCKAFPKSQFPGSTSLLFGSGPGSSGLGTSRIAGGSVGSSGIGLGGGIGLQKPDLGRSAVSAYGSVGGAGVGSTGSGASTMFGGGKVTSGSDPLLAAQMNQLVKELLRYAQTK